AGCGAAAGAGTCTCGTTTGTCAGGCCAAGTCTGTGCGAGCGCAACCGCTGCCTTTCCGAAAACAATCTGCGCAGCGCGGCTTTCGGCGCTTTCGTAGCTGTCCTGATGGCCATGGTCGTCTACAACTTCGTCATCTTCATCTATTTGCGGGACCGCTCGTACCTGTGGTTCGTGGTCTTCCACGCCGCGCTTCTGGGGTATTTTTCCAACAAGATGTGGACGCCTTTCTTCAGTTACGAGTTGCAGCCTCTGGTCGCGGCAACGTCCGTCAACCTTTGCGCCGTCTCCATGTGCCTTTTTCTGCGGGACTTTCTTGAGACACGCAAATTTCATCCGATCTGGGACAAGATGCTTTTGGGCATGGTTTTGCCCACGGGAGCCCTGATCTTTTTGGGGCCATTATTGCCGTCCGCCCACATACACACCATGTTCAACCTTTCGTTCAACGTGATTGTGTTCATGATGGGGTTCGGAGTGAGCCTGTCCAGCTGTTTCAAAGGACACTGGCCCGGATGCATCCTGTTCATCGCCTGGTGTCTGGTCTCCGTGCTGTTCTTCGTGTTTTCGGCCACTGTCGTCGGCTGGTCGAGTCTGGGCTACAGCATGGGCTTCAATCTGGCTCTGGCCGGGGAAGCGGTGCTCATGTCCCTGCCGCTGGCCTACCGCATAAGGCAGCTGAAACTTGAGCGTGAGGCTTCGGCCATGGCCACACAGACCAAGAATCTTTTTCTGGCCCGAATCAGTCACGAGATCCGGACGCCCATGACCGCCATCATGGGATTTACGGACATAGCCTTGCAGAAGTCCTCCTGTGATCAGGTGCGGCAATGTCTGCTCAAGGTCAAAATCGCGGCTGCACATCTTTTGGGGCTCATGAACGAGATACTCGATTTGGCAAAGATCGAAGCCGGAAAGCTGGAAGTGGAGCGCAAGCCGTTCGACTTGGCAGCGTTGGTGCGCGAGGTATGCGACATTCTCGCTCCAATGATCCAGAAAAACGGGAACGAGCTGCTCTGCGACCTGGAAGAAGACACGCCGGTTCATCTCCTTGGAGACCCCATGCGGCTCAAGCAGGTGCTGGTCAACCTCGCTGGCAACGCCGCAAAATTCACTTCCGGCGGTGAAGTCAGGATCTCGGTCAACCGCTCCAAGATGCAAAAGGGGGAGGTCGCGCCTGTCGAAGGCCGGGTAAAATTGCATTTTGAAGTTGTCGACAATGGTCCTGGCATTTCCAGGGATGTTCTTCCCCGCTTGTTCAGGCCTTTTGAACAGGGAGGAGGGGATACCGCCAACCGTTATGGTGGAGCGGGTCTCGGCCTGAATATCAGTTCCCGGCTTGTGGATCTCATGGGCGGGCATATCGGTCTGTCAAGCGAACCGGGACGCGGCTCCGTATTTTGGTTTGCCCTGGAGTTCGATCTGCAAGACCAGCCCCATTCCCCGGAGCATATGGTCCCCCCGGCCATGCAGGGAAAATCCATCCTCGTGGCCGATGACCATCCCGCAGCGCTTCGGGCTTTGTCTGGTGCGCTGGTCCGCCTGGGGTTTGTTTGCGTGGCCGTCGAGTCCGGACAACAGGCCGTGGAGGCGGTAGCTTCCGACCCCGAGAAATTTGCCCTGGTCATCCTTGATTGGGCCATGCCCGGACTCGACGGCCCGGAAACCCTGTACAGACTCAAAGCGAGGGGCCTGCCCGCCAATGTCCCGGTATTGCTTTCAGCCCTGTCGTCACATGTTGACCCGCAAGGACGTGACCTGGCTGAAATCGGAGCGGCAGGGCTTTTGGTCAAGCCTGTTACCCATGTAGGTGTGCTCAGGGCCGTGCTGACGGCCTTTGGGGACGGGTCCGACCGGAGCGCCCAAGAATCCGGCAAAGATCTGAATCTTTGTCCGCGTGACGGCATCAGGGGGCTGCGTGTTCTTCTGGTCGACGACAATGTTTTCAACCAGGAGGTCACGTGCACCATCCTTGAGGAAATCGAGGCGGTCACCGAGGTCGCCAACAATGGCCTGGAAGCCCTGCAGCGCTTGGAAGAGGCACAAGAACCCTACGACGCCGTACTTATGGATATGAGCATGCCGGTCATGGACGGGCTTGAAGCAAGCCGTCGGATACGCTCCATCGGGAGATTTCGCGAGTTGCCCATCATCGCCATGACCGCCAACGCCATGAAGGGAGACCGTGAAACCTGCCTTGCCGCCGGCATGAACGATCATCTGGCCAAACCCATTGACACCCGGGAACTCTTTGATGCTTTGGAGAGATGGGTTCTGCGCGGAAAAATTCTGGCCCCTCGATTGCGATATCGTTTTGAATCGTGATCATCACCTGCCGTGCCGCGGCAGCTTGGGTTGCGACGCGGCATACCTAATAATGAGTAATTTTTGGAAATAAGTACTAGGGTAGAGTAATTACGTATTTTTTTCAGAATATATATCGGGATATGGATTCAGTATGCCCAGGATACCTCCTAAAACAACGTACAAGATGTTGTGGCTCGTAACTACCCAATACGGAACCATATGGTTCAAATCGGGATCGCACCAAGGAGGAAGGGCAAAATGAAAGGAAAGCGCTTTGTACATCACGGAATGTTCTGGCCGTTGGTTGTCGTGTTTTTGAGTCCGATGTTTTTCATGACGCCATGTCTCATGGCCCAGGAAAGTGCCCCCATGATTCAACCCCTGGGCGCGCCTGGGGTGGATTCGGTGCTGGAGGGCGTGTCTGCGGGCGGCGATTCCCTGAAGGCTTCCATCCAGTCCGCCATGGATGCCAATCCTAAGTTTTTGAGTCGGAAGCACGCGTATTCCATTTCCCACGACGCATACCGTGAATCCTACGGCGCGCTTCTGCCGCAGCTGGATTTCATGGCCAGGGGCGGATATGGCCTGCGTCGCAACGACACGACCATCGCCAGGGAGGCTGACGGCCAGGGCGAGGAATGGTCCGACGAGCAGCGTCTGGTCCTGTCCCAGCTGCTCTATGATGGCGGTCTTACGCGGTCCAAGGTCGAGGCCGACAAGCTGTACTCCGAATCCAAGAAGGAGGAACTCTTCAACACGGCCGAGGATGTCGGCCTCAGCGCCACGCAGTATTTTCTGGACGTGATCCGGGCCAGGGGGCTGGTGGAGCTTTGCGTGCGCAACATCGAGGAGCACGAGAAGCTGCTTGACCTGACGCGCATCCGGCAGGAGAGCGGCGGCGGCACGCAGGCTGACGTGACCCAGGCCGAAGCGGCGTTGCAGGAGGCGCGTTCACGATTGATCCAGGCCAACCAGGCCCTGGACGACGCCGAGGCGGGTTATGCTCGATTTTTCGGCGACAAGCCCGGTGTTTTATCCATGCCCGAGCCACCGCTGCTGGCCATCCCGCAGAGCGAGCCCATCGCCATCGGCATGGCCCGGGACGGCAATCGCGCCCTGAAGGCGGCCCGCCTGGCCGTGCAGCAGAAGGAACTGGAGATCAAGTCAGCCAAGGGCGTGTATTTTCCCAGATTGCATGCCAAGGTTGCGGCTGGTCGTTCCGACAACACTGGCGGTTACGAGGCAAGCTACCACGACGCCTCCGCCATGCTGGAAGTCAATTTCAACCTGTATCGCGGCGGCTCGGACGCCGCTTCCATCCGCAAGTCCAAAAATGAGAAGCTCCGTGCCGAGCAGGATGCCCTGGATATCGAGCGTCAGGTGGAGGAGGATGTTCGCACGGCGTACAGCTTCTTCAAGGCAACGGGCAAGCTGTTGCCTGTGCTGCGCAATTTGACAAACGAAAATGCGCAGGTGGTTTCAAGCTACACGGATCAGTTTCGCATGGGACAGCGTACTCTGGTGGATCTTGTTTCGGCGCAGAAGAGTCTGTTCAGTTCCCAGCAGGTGTACCTGAATGGCATGACGGCGCACACGTTCTCGTACTATCGACTGTGTATGCCCGTTTCCCAGCTCATGAGCGCTCTTGGCGTGGATCTCAAGGTCAAGGGCCTGGGCGAGATCACGGGCGAGTAGGCCGGTTCCTTGGCGGTGTCGTCCCCGATTCCCCCCGACCGGCTGTTCATTGTCCGGGGGGGGAGTCGGGGAACACACCCCCACGGGGTGTTCTGATCATACGCGGATAGCGGCATAATCTACCGAAAACGCCGATGCCTTGCTTTTTCGTCGACATCTGGGAAAGGAAACAAAAACGCCGTTCGTTCAATGTTGGTGGAATTACCGCCTTACGGTTCTGAAATGCCGTAGAAAGCGGGTGTCTTCAATAGTCAAGACTTATGATAACGGGAGCTCCAATGCGCATTTTGTTTACGCATGTGAATTTTCCGGCGCAATTTCGAAATCTGGCGTCATTGTTGGGTCGAGATCCCGGCAATGAAGTGGTCTTCGCCACCCAGGAAGAGCGACCGGAATGGAACATTCCCGGAGTTCGCAAGGTGGTTTACGTTCCCGAGCGGCCAGAACAGGCCCCGGAGCAGGCCCTGATGCGCAGATTTCGAAATACCGAAAAGAAGGCTGAAGCGGCATTGCGTGCCATGCTTCAGTTGCGCGCCCAAGGCTTTGTGCCTGATGTCATCTATGGCCATTCCGGGTGGGGCTCGACAATGTTTTTGCAGGATGTCTTCCCGGAAGCCGCGTTCATGGGCTATTTTGAATGGTTCTATGGTGCCGACAGCGCGGATATGCGTTTTTCGGGCAAGCCGCTATCGCTTGAGGCGCGCACTGAGGTCCGCGTCAACAACCTCCCTATTCTCGCCGATCTGGCGGCCTGCGATCAGGGCATCTGCCCGACTCGCTGGCAGCTTGAACAGTTTCCTGCGGAGTTCCGGTCCAAGATATCCGTCATTCATGACGGCTTGGATACGAATTATTTTTCTCCCGATGCAGCCTCGCGCATGGTGCTCCCAGGCCTTGACCTCTCAGGGGCAAGCGAAATCGTGACCTACGCCACGCGAGGCATGGAGCCCTATCGGGGGTTTCCGCAGTTTTTGGAAGCTGCGGTGGAAGTGGTCAGAAAGCGTCCTGAATGTCATGTGGTCATTGGGGGGAGTGATCGGTCATGTTATGGCGCGCCGCCCGCTCCCGGAAAAACCTGGAAGGAAGTGCTCGTGGAGCGGCTGCGGCCCGATCCGGAGCGCATCCATTTCGTGGGGGCGCTTCCGTATGCACACTACCTCACGCTGCTTCAGGCGTCTTCGGTGCACGTTTATCTGACGCGTCCGTTTGTCCTTTCGTGGTCATTTTTGGAGGCCTTGTCTTGCGGATGCCTAGTGGTGGCTTCAGACACGGAGCCCGTGCGGGAGGTGGCCACTGACGGGCACAACGTTCTCATGACCGATTTTCGGTCCCCCCAGGCCATTGCGGCCCGCATCATTGAAGCGTTGGAAAATCGAAGTCACTTGCGCAACGTGCGGGAAGAGGCCCGCAGGACCGTGGTGAATGGTTACGATTTGCGAAAACTCCTGCCTCTGCAGGTGGACACATTGCGCAAGACCGTCGAAAAGCGGGGCATCAAGATTTCTTCTCTTTGAAATTTCCTTTTCATTTCCGATATTGCAGGTGGCGGGGGGTAATTTTCTGACGGCCATGATCCGTAAGCGCGATACGCCGCGTTTCAGATCGGTATTGTGATGCGATATCACTCAAGGAAAGGGCCGCCACCCTGTCGGACACATGCCATTGCTCTCAAAGTATGTAGGAACTTCGTATTTTTTCACATCAGTGCGATTCATTTCACCTAAACGATAAATTTTGCATAATGGCCAATGCGCGTCTTCGTGAGCTTAAGTGTGCCACAGGCGTGATTTGCAAAGGCGAGTCTCGATTTGATTATTGCATAGGTAAATAAGTATTTTATTCTCAAATAAGTAATAAAATCTACCTAATTTATGTATATAATGACAGGTCAAATTAAATAAATATGCATATTACTAAGTACGTTGAATCTCGTTAGCTTGGCCTTGAATCATAGCTTCAAAACGTGATCGAGGAGAGATTCTATGTATACTATCAATGTTGGCGTACGTCAGGGAAACGGTGACTTTCAGGAAGTGCGGATTGACAACGGCGGCAGATTGAATCTGGCCAATGGCGACCGGCTGGTTCTTGCCGCTGCTCCTGAAGATGTCGAGATCGTGTCCGGGGATCGGGGTGATTATGTCGTCCGGTTGAAAGGGGGAGAGGAGTTCTTCGTGGCTTCGGCCGATGACGGCAAGGAGCTTGTGCTTATTTCGCCGGACACAGGGGAACCTCTGATCATGTTCGACATTCAGCACCCTGAGCAGGAGGTTGACGCACATGTCAGTCAGCCGCTGG
This is a stretch of genomic DNA from Desulfomicrobium apsheronum. It encodes these proteins:
- a CDS encoding hybrid sensor histidine kinase/response regulator: MLGPYLEMLEDRTRSLTDIGQVLGSLEFRPVSTSSVNLGMADSAWWFRFTVRLDPGQDWYFDPDWAYVRTLDFYSPLPGSVSGERRWARTPHRFGSTTEGRLIPLIADGLSHTYYFRIFSERVSFVRPSLCERNRCLSENNLRSAAFGAFVAVLMAMVVYNFVIFIYLRDRSYLWFVVFHAALLGYFSNKMWTPFFSYELQPLVAATSVNLCAVSMCLFLRDFLETRKFHPIWDKMLLGMVLPTGALIFLGPLLPSAHIHTMFNLSFNVIVFMMGFGVSLSSCFKGHWPGCILFIAWCLVSVLFFVFSATVVGWSSLGYSMGFNLALAGEAVLMSLPLAYRIRQLKLEREASAMATQTKNLFLARISHEIRTPMTAIMGFTDIALQKSSCDQVRQCLLKVKIAAAHLLGLMNEILDLAKIEAGKLEVERKPFDLAALVREVCDILAPMIQKNGNELLCDLEEDTPVHLLGDPMRLKQVLVNLAGNAAKFTSGGEVRISVNRSKMQKGEVAPVEGRVKLHFEVVDNGPGISRDVLPRLFRPFEQGGGDTANRYGGAGLGLNISSRLVDLMGGHIGLSSEPGRGSVFWFALEFDLQDQPHSPEHMVPPAMQGKSILVADDHPAALRALSGALVRLGFVCVAVESGQQAVEAVASDPEKFALVILDWAMPGLDGPETLYRLKARGLPANVPVLLSALSSHVDPQGRDLAEIGAAGLLVKPVTHVGVLRAVLTAFGDGSDRSAQESGKDLNLCPRDGIRGLRVLLVDDNVFNQEVTCTILEEIEAVTEVANNGLEALQRLEEAQEPYDAVLMDMSMPVMDGLEASRRIRSIGRFRELPIIAMTANAMKGDRETCLAAGMNDHLAKPIDTRELFDALERWVLRGKILAPRLRYRFES
- a CDS encoding TolC family outer membrane protein, which encodes MIQPLGAPGVDSVLEGVSAGGDSLKASIQSAMDANPKFLSRKHAYSISHDAYRESYGALLPQLDFMARGGYGLRRNDTTIAREADGQGEEWSDEQRLVLSQLLYDGGLTRSKVEADKLYSESKKEELFNTAEDVGLSATQYFLDVIRARGLVELCVRNIEEHEKLLDLTRIRQESGGGTQADVTQAEAALQEARSRLIQANQALDDAEAGYARFFGDKPGVLSMPEPPLLAIPQSEPIAIGMARDGNRALKAARLAVQQKELEIKSAKGVYFPRLHAKVAAGRSDNTGGYEASYHDASAMLEVNFNLYRGGSDAASIRKSKNEKLRAEQDALDIERQVEEDVRTAYSFFKATGKLLPVLRNLTNENAQVVSSYTDQFRMGQRTLVDLVSAQKSLFSSQQVYLNGMTAHTFSYYRLCMPVSQLMSALGVDLKVKGLGEITGE
- a CDS encoding glycosyltransferase — its product is MRILFTHVNFPAQFRNLASLLGRDPGNEVVFATQEERPEWNIPGVRKVVYVPERPEQAPEQALMRRFRNTEKKAEAALRAMLQLRAQGFVPDVIYGHSGWGSTMFLQDVFPEAAFMGYFEWFYGADSADMRFSGKPLSLEARTEVRVNNLPILADLAACDQGICPTRWQLEQFPAEFRSKISVIHDGLDTNYFSPDAASRMVLPGLDLSGASEIVTYATRGMEPYRGFPQFLEAAVEVVRKRPECHVVIGGSDRSCYGAPPAPGKTWKEVLVERLRPDPERIHFVGALPYAHYLTLLQASSVHVYLTRPFVLSWSFLEALSCGCLVVASDTEPVREVATDGHNVLMTDFRSPQAIAARIIEALENRSHLRNVREEARRTVVNGYDLRKLLPLQVDTLRKTVEKRGIKISSL